TTTTATGTGGGAATTGTTCTTTCAATATGACATGCATACTTCTGGGAACTTCAGGTCCCTTTTTATCTCCTTCTCAAATACATGTGCatacaatttcacaataggtACATACAAATTCAATTTTACGATTTTCGCATGACATTTGCCGTTAGTTCTTCTTTACCAGAAAGAATTCTTAGGTCAGGTTGAATTCTTAGGTCAGGTTGAATTCTTAGGTCAGCAGGTtgagctgctctcacagcagtctctGTCTCTATCACTTTCTGTCTCTCCCCTCCTTATCTTTGTCCTTCActgaagcagtttctctgaGCTTAAGCTTTTACAGTCAGACCACACAGCAAACTACATACTCGAAAGATGCACATTCCActtaaatcaaaatggatttcaaCCCTGGAAAATCTCCACTCAGCCTCACCTGGCCGAgcgcagcagctgcagggcctggggcaCGCGGGAATCCCTCAGGCACTCCTGGATCCTCAGCAGAGCCTCCGCCCGCTGCTCCTCCACCGGCGTCTCCGAGGTGGCATCGAAGGGCACCACGTCCTCGGGCAGGGGCACCTCGCCCTGGGCAGCGAACAGAATATGGGTAAATaaagtatagaaagtaatcttatcccctaaagagttgcagctgagccaattcccaaagattaggagcagtAACCAaaaagaagagtgttataaaataGCAGATTGGTTAgttgaggggaactggagtcagttggctgctgtgaggacaaggaagagtcagtgcctagaggagctgcctacaagaaacatcaaggaggaaCGAAACTCCAGCAacatggaacccttgcaatatAGTAGCAATAGAAACTCCTGCAATATAATGACCAcaaatggtgaccccgacgtgattcgGGACTAAACGATATAACCCCGTGGATTCGGGATGACCCCGTGGATTTGGGACTAAACTATGTGACCCCGTGGATTCGGGATGACCCCGTGGATTCAGGGAAACAGGATTCAACTATATaaccccatggatttggggaaaaGGACTTGAATACTAAACTATTggtaaaatatataaattgcAGCTATTAATGTTTGTTAAATATGAGCATAAAAGATTTTTAAGGTAAGTACTTTGTAAACTGAGAAAAGATGCAAAACTGAACTAACGTTGagaaatatatatttgaaacattcagaaatatatatttgaaaCATTTAGAAGTATATATTTGAAATATAATGTGCTGTTTGATCGTTTGTATGACAAATGgaacaaggaagagtcagtgcctacAGGAGCTGCCTACAAGGAACATCAAGGAGGTTCAGACTCTGGCAacatggaacccttgcaatacAATGGCAATAGAAACTCCTGCAATACaatgacagcagccctggggcaggacagggTTATGCTGAgccccaccagcacccccagaacTCCCCATGGGGCTGAACCCTTCCCTGGTACCTCCAGGCAGGCCTGGACCTGCGGGGCCAatccttcccagagctgctccagctcctcggCGCTGGGCGGGGCAGGGACCACTGGCACTTGaggcttcttcttcttcttcttcctcctcacacGCTTGCTCTGGGGGGGCAAGGATGGGGTTAAGAGAGGCTGCCCGacccccccagggacccccaaggCAGGGCAGCCATGTCTCTGTCTCTCTGGGAACCTATAAAGTGTTGCTCCTACAATGCATTTCCTTTACTGAACCTATGAAATCTATttgctgcttttaaaataatttttaaagccaTATTCATTTTACAGTCCACTCTCTCCCTTAGGGTTTATATGCCCAGCCTATTCATGAATAAAATACTTGTAGGAATTATTCCTGAAATCTTCataaatatataacatataatatacaatatataatatataacccataatatataatatgttatatgttatatattatatataataataaatcaccctttctgaaacatggagtcaagattctcatctcttctttCTCgtctcttctattcttttagtatagttttaatataatatattatatatctccaatataatatatgttatatttatatttttattatatatatttaataatatatataataaaataataaatcagcctttctgaaacatggagtcaagattctcgtctCTTCTTTCTCatctcttctattcttttagtatagttttaatataatacatatatatatatttaatataatatatataacaaatatttttattataaatatttaatataataagatatatatatagagagaaaaTAAAGTAACAAATCAGCCTTTCTGAAACACGGATTCAGATTGTCATCTCTTCCCACATCGGTGCTGCCTGCAAAATTCCACGCACTTAAATCTAACCAATCAAAACTCATCTCAGGCTGGTGTCAAGCACCAAATCCCACCCCACCTGCACCACGAGGTTGGCACGGCCGCGGCAGAAGCGCTCCAGCATGCGCAGGAAGAGGTGAGCTGTCTCCACCAGGTCCTTCAGGAAGCTCCGGGGCTGCTTGGTCTCGTCAAACTTGCGGAAGAGCGTGAGGAAGAGCTCCCGGTATTCCATCAGGTAGAAGATGTTGCCTGAGGAGGAAGGTGGCAGTGGGAAAAGGTGGGTCAGGGACACCCCAGGTGTTGTTGTGTGGTTTTTATTTGGCCTGTTTATTGTTTGATTTGTGGTTTTTCTCCCTCTATTTTCACAGTGACACAGACCTGCCTTTGTTATTTCATTGAGCCGAGGTTTCAGTTTATCTCTTTGTTACTTACCACCTTTGTTATTTAATTGAGACAAGATTTCAGTTTAtatagggggatagaatataagtaaataaaggaatatagaatgtaatcttagcccctaaagagttgcagctcaGCTAATTGttaaggattaggagcaggcctaaTGTTAACTGcagccattaagaagagcattACAAAAGATTAGATTGGTTGGTTGAGGAAAACTGGAGTCAGTTGTGAGGAGgagtcagtgcctagaggagctgcctttgagaaacatcaaggaggaaAGAAACTCTAGCAacatggaacccttgcaatatAATGACAATCAGTTTATCTCTTTGTTACTTAGCTACTTTATCTCTTTGTTACTTAGCTACTTCCCTGCCAAGTTTCAAACCCCTTCCCCTCACATCCAGCTGTTAACCCCTCCTACCCCAAGCAGTTTTCCTCCCTTGTGTTCCATCCCCAGTTCTCCTGATTAGCTGAACGTTgtatcctcccttgagacctgCCCCCGCCTTATAAGCTGTTGTTTGCCCCCAGTTTGAGGTCTGGGACCCCAGAATTGAGGAGTTTAACATCAAATAAAATAACCCACTGCCACCCCAGGTCCACGCTGTGCCTTTTTGTTCTGCCACTGACAGCTGGGATTCTGCAGAGCCCGAAAGAGGGGGACTGTTgccccagggatggacagaaggacagaaggacagaaggacagaaggACTCACTCTTGATgacctggctgctgtccctcacCGCCTGCTCTGGGCAGCGATCCATCTCCTGCAGcgtcctcagcagctcctggtacGCCTTCAGGGCCAGGTGCATCCTGGgcatggcagggagtgggggGTCACAGGTAATTGGGGGGGTCCCAAGCACCAGAAGATCCCAAAAAGTTGAGGGTCCCTGACACCAAGGGGCGTCCCAGGTGTCTGGAGGTATCTCAAGTACTGTGAAGGTCCCAGGTCTCCAGAAGGTCCCAGACACCATGGGGAGCCTCAAGGAGAACCCCAGGTAGTGGAATTTACCACCAAAAGGTGTCCTAGGTCCTCAAAAGGTCCTAAACACCATGAGGAGCCTCGAGGAGACTCTCAGGTATTGGGATTCACCAGCAAAGGGTGTCTCAGGTGCCCTGGGGTCTCCCAGGTGAAGAGAGGTCCCAGGCACTGAGGGTATCCCAGGTGTTGTGGGGGTTCCAGGTTTCCAGAAGGTTCCAAACACCATGAGGAGTCTCAAGGAGAACCCCAGGTACTGGGATTCACCACCAAAGGAtgtcccaggtgctctgggATCTCCCAACTGTCCAAGGGGTCCCAGGGTATCCCAGGTGCCCAGAAGGTCCCAAACACCATGAGGAGTCTCAAGGAGAACCCCAGGTACTGGGATTCACCACCAAAGGTGTCCCAGGTGGCCAAGGGGTTCCAGGCACTGGGGGTATCTCAGTACTGTGGTGGTCCCATGTTTCCAGAAGGTTCCAAACACCATGAGGAGTCTCAAGGAGAACCCCAGGTACTGGGATTCACCACCAAAGGATGTCCCAGCTTCCCTGGGGCATCCCAAATGCTCACCTACGGGCCCAGGTTGTTGCCTCCTTCTTGTCCATCAGTGCCATCTCATAGTAGGTGGTGAGGTTCTGCTCGATGAAGTGGAAGGCTCGGACGCCCACGGTCTCGGACACCAGCTCGGGCCGGAAGCCCTGGAGCCGGTTGAAGGCCATGAAGAAGGAGGTGGCCCACAGGTAATAGGTCTCATCGTGCTGCTGAGCCTTCTCCCTCACCAGCTGGTCCTGGGGGCAACCAGAGGGTCTCAATGGGGGTcccacagcctggagaggggttCCCAGCCCTCCCAGTCTCAATGGGGGTCCCACAGGTTGGAGAGGGgttcccagccctcccagccatGAAGAAGGAGGTGGCCCACAGGTAATAACTCTCATTGTGCTGCTGAGCCTTCTCCCTCACCAGCTGGTCCTGGGGACAACCAGGGGGTCTCAACGGGGGTCCCACAACCTGGAGAGGGGTTCTCAGCCCTCCCAGTCTCAACGGGGGTCCCACAACCTGGAGAGGGGTTCCACCAGGTGGAacccagccctcccagccatGAAGAAGGTGGTAGCCCACAGGTAATAACTCTCATCATGCTGCTGAGCCTTCTCCTGCACCAGCTGGTCCTGGGGGCAACCAGAGGGTCTCAATGGGGGTCCCACAGCCTAGAGAGGGgttcccagccctcccagccatGAAGAAAGCAGGGGCCCACAGGTAATAACTCTCATCATGCTGCTGAGCCTTCTCCTGCACCAGCTGGTCCTGGGGGCAACCAGGGGGTCTCAACGGGGGTCCCACAGCCTGGAGAGAGGTTCCCGGCCCTCCAAAGCCTCACCTTGACCAGCAGCATCAGGCGGTTGTAGCAGTCCTGCAGGAAGTCCTGGCAGAAGCGGCGCAGGAAGAGCCGCACGTTGCGGGCGGAGCGGCGGGAGGGCTCGGCCTCGGGGGCGGGCAGCCGGCGCCGGGGCAGCCGCCGCGGCTCCTTGCCCAGGTCGTGGCTGTAGCTCTTGAGCTGCACAGGGGATGGAGGGCCCAGATTTACCCCTGTGGTGCCTCTGTGGCACCcactgtgtccctgtcctggagGCCCACACTGCATCCCTGGTTCTGTGCTCCACatcccatctcccaatcctGCATCCCACCTGTGTTCTTGTCACTGTACCCCCACCCACATTCCCATTTCAATGTTCCTGTGCCCCCCACCCGTATTTCCATCTCAGTGATCTCTGtcgtgtccccatcccagtgctcccaccCACATTCCCTTCTCAATGGTCTCTGCCacgtccccagccctgtgccacatccccagtgccacattCCACACCCATCCCTGTCCTTGTGTCCCCTGCCacgtccccagccctgtgcccactgccacCTCTCCAGTTGTGTGacccccaccatgtccccaacCCTGTGCCCCTCACCAcattcctgtgccctgtgccacaTCCCCAGCACTACATTCCAcacccatccctgtccccgtACCCCATGccatgtccccagccctgtgccacttCCCCAGTGCCACGTTCCACACCCATCCCCGTCCCTGTGCCCCATGccatgtccccagccctgtgccacatCCCCAGTGCCACGTTCCACACCCATCCCTATCCCGGTGCCCCATGccatgtccccagccctgtgccacatCCCCAGTGCCACGTCCCAcacccatccctgtcccccagccccacactcaCATTGTGCAGCCCCTTGTGGAACACCACATCCCTGTCCCCGATGGACTTGACGCCCTGCAGGACGTAGGAGCCACCAAACCGAGAGtgcctgggcaggggacaggtgACAGAGGTTCAACGATGCTGTCCCCACTTTGGGGGTCCCATCCTGCCACAGGGGGTGCCCCCTCCTCACCTGGACGTGCGCTGCAGCGCCCGGCTCCTCTTCTCCGCCATCTCCCTCTGCCTCAAGCTCTGCAGCTCCCGCGTGTCCTCCCCGTGCTcagcccctgctgtcccctgtcccatcGCCGCCAGCTCCTccgggctctgccagcagctctgtcagCACCCTCCGGGCtctgccaccctgccctgccaccCCTGGAACATCATCTGCCACCCTGCCCTGTCACCTGCTCACGGAACATCAGCGAGATGATCTCCAGGACGTGCAGGGCCCACTGCTGCTCCACCTGGGCGCTGGCCAGGAACTTCAGCAGGTCGTCCATGCCGCTGATGTGCAGCGCCCACAGCACCCGGTCGTGCACGCTGGCATCGCCATCCACGCCCTGCTGGGGATGGTGGAGGGGGTCTGTCagtgccagggggctcagagaccctggcacacagcccagaacaaTTGCAGGGTTGATTTTGACCTGTGGAGCAAATTagcagctttgtatgaggacctgaaagtcacagaagtttaaatagtataataataaaattatcacagggtgaaaatggagattttgggggttttggggacaagatggagaaATTGGGGCATGTccatcctttcttcttcttctccattttctgctttgatggtggcactttgggatcgGTTTAGAATAGAagttcactgtctaacataggtgataggtattgggaagtaattgtaaataaagtacaggtagtttttagtataaaaaacTAACAGCACCCCAAGGGCTGGAAACAATTACCAgctttgtgtgaggagttacaagccacaagagtttgagtagaatgacagtgaattaattacagggtgaaaatgtagaattttgcgGTTTTTGgaatgggggttttggggacaagatggaggaatctgggcatgtccagccttttttcttggtctccattttctgctttgatgctggcactttgggattggtttagagtagaagttcacggtctaacataggtgataggtattgggagttaagtgtaaatatgttatacgtaGTTTGCAGTATAAAaagtgaaaatgtagattttaggatttttggtatgggggttttggggacaagatggagaaatttggccatgtccagcctttcttcttcttctccattttctgctgtgatggtggcactttgggatcgGTTTAGAATAGAagttcactgtctaacataggtgataggtattgggaagtaattgtaaataaagtacaggtagtttttagtataaaaaacTAACAGCACCCCAAGGGCTGGAAACAATTACCAgctttgtgtgaggagttacaagTCACAAGAGTTTGAGTACAATCATAGTGAATGAAttacagggtgaaaatgtagaattttggggtttttggggacaagatggaggaatttgggcatgtccatcctttcttcttcttctccgtTTTCTGCTTTGATGCTGGCACTTTGGGAtcggtttagagtagaagttcactgtctaacataggtgataggtattgggaattaagtgtaaatacgTTATACGTAGTTTGCagtttaaaaagtgaaaatgtagattttgggggttttggtatgggggttatggggacaagatggagaaATTTGGGCATTtctagcctttcttcttctccattttctgctgtgatggtggcgcTTTGGGAtcggtttagagtagaagttcactgtctaacataggtgataggtattgggaattaagtgtaaatacgTTATATGTAGTTTGCGGTATAAAAAGTGAAAATGTAGATTAACAACCAAACTCTGAGAGGTGTCAGGGTCCCCGCTGGGGCTCTCggggggcagggaagggccctGTCGGGTACCTGCTCCTCCGTGGGGTCGGGGGGCACGTGCAGCACGTTGCGCACCAGCAGCAGGATCCTCTCGATCAGCAGCGTGTCCTCCTCCTGCCGCTGCTCCCAGTCCTGGGGGGACACGGCTGTCAGGgacccccacagccccccctGGGGGGTCCTGCCAGGGAAGGATCCCACAGACCCCAGGGACCCCAgtagggacagacagacagaccctACAgctcccagggacccccaatAGGGACAGACAAACAGACCCTACAGCCCTGCAGGACAGATCCTACAGACCCCAGGGACCCCAatagggacagacagacagaccccACAGCCCCTAGGGACCCCCAATAGGGACAGACCCCATAACCCCTGAAGGACCTCAGTAGGGACAGCCCCTGAGGGACCCCAATAGGGACagaccccacagccctgcaggacagACCCTACAGTCCCAATAGGGACCCCCAATAGGGACAGACAAAcagaccccacagcccccagggacTCCAgtagggacagacagacagaccccACAGCCTCCAGGGACCCCCAatagggacagacagacagaccccATAGCCCTGCAGGACagaccctgcagcccccagggaccccagtagggacagacagacagacaccacagccctgcaggacagacccctcagcccccagggacccccatagggacagacagacagaccctacagcccccagggacctccaatagggacagacagacagaccccacagccctgcaggataGACCCTACAGTCCCAATAGGGACCCCAGTAGGGACAGATAGACAGACCCCACAACCCGCAGGGACCCCCatagggacagacagacagaccccACAGCCCGCAGGGACCTCCAatagggacagacagacagaccccACAGCCCTACAGGATAGACCCAATAGCCCCCagggatccatggcagggacagacCCCATAACCCCTGAGGGACCCCAATAGGGACagaccccacagccctgcaggaggggcagaccctgcagccccagagaaGCCCCCCAGGAGAGACAGACCCCATAACTCCGGAGGGACCCCCCAGTAGGGGCAGACCCTGAGGGATCCCCAATAGGGACagaccccacagcccctgagGGACTCCCAGGAGGATAAGACCCCATAACTCCTGAGGGACTCCCAATTGGAACAGACACCATAACCCCTAAGGGATCCCCAAAAGGGACAGACCCCACAACCCCTGAGGGACCCCAGTAGGGACAGACCTGCAGGAGGGACCCCCAGGAGGAAGAGAACCCACAGCCCCGATGGACCCCCAATAGGGACAGACACCACAGCCCTTAAAGGAATTCCCAAAATGGACAGACCCCACAACCCCTGAGGGATCCCAAAAGGGGCAGACCCCACAACCCCTGAGGGATCCCCAAAAGGGACAGACCCCACAACCCCTGAGGGATCCCAAAATGGACAGACCCCACAATCCCTGAGGGATCCCCAAAAGGGACAGACCCCACAACCCCTGAGGGATCCCCAAAAGGGACAGACCCCACAACCCCTGAGGGATCCCAAAATGGACACACCCCACAATCCCTGAGGGATCCCCAAAAGGGAcagaccccacagcccccagggacCCATGACAGTGATGGACCTTGGAGCCCCCTGGTAATTCCAagaccctgcagcccccacacGACCCCCCAGCAGGGAaagcccccacagcccctgaggGACCCCCACAAGGAACagccccccaagccccccaagggGACTCACCAGCTGCAAGAGGTTGTAGAGCTTCTCACTGAGCACCCCAAACACCTTCTCATTGGCAAAAGCCTGCAGAGACCCCAAATGAGCAAGGGAACGTGGGCAAAGCCCCCTGCCCACGCCATGTCCCCGGGCAAACTCACCTCCTTGTAGGCCTGCAGGTAGGACAGCACCTGCAGAAAGTGGTGGCGTGAGGTGGCATCAGCTGGCACCTTCccaaagcacagcagagccGGCTGGGTCAGGTTCACCATCAAcctgggagggaggggagggctgTGAGAGACCCCTGCCCACCAAACAGACCCCATAGGACCACCTGGGTCAGGTTCCCCATCAACCTGTGAGAGACCCCTGCCCACCAAGGAGCCCTCAAAGAGCCACCCTGGGCCACCTGGGTCAGGTTCACCATCAAGCTGGGAGGGAGTAGGGGGCTGTGAGAGACCCCTGCCCACCAAGGAGCCCCCACAGAGCCACCAGGGTCAGGTTCACCATCAACCTGTGATGGAGTGGAGGGCTCTGAGAGACCCCTGCCCACCAAGGAGCCCCCACAGGACCACCCCTGATCCCAGGCCAGCTTCACCATCAACCTGTGAGAGACCCCTGCCCACTAAAGAGCCCCCACAGAGCCAGCCGGGTCAGGTTCACCATCAAGCTGGGAGGGAGTAGGGGGCTGTGAGAGACCCCTGCCCACCAAGAAGCCCTCAAAGAGCCACCTGGGTCAGGTTCACCATCAACCTGTGAGAGACCCCTGCCCACTAAAGAGACCCCACAGGACCACCCCTaaccctgggctggctgggtcAGGTTCACCATCAGGAGGGAGTAGGGGGCCCTGAGAGATCCCTGCCCACCAAGGAGCCCCCACAGAGCCACCCAGGTCAGGTTCACCATCAACCTGGGAGGGAATGGAAGGCTGTGAGAGACCCCTGCCCACCAAACAGACCCCATAGGACCACCTGGGTCAGGTTCACCATCAACCTGTGAGAGATCCCTGTCCACCAAGGAGCCCCCAAAGGGCCACCCTGGGCCACCTGGGTCAGGTTCACCATCAAGCTGGGAGGGAGTAGGGGGCTGTGAGAGACCCCTGCCCACCAAGGAGCCACCCCCGACCCCAACCCCGCCGTTTGCTACCTGATGACAGCATCAAAGAGCACTTTCTCCTGTGGGTACTGCACCAGGATGGGCAGGAGATCGTTCTGCAGGATCTGGGCCGCCCCCAGCTGCTGCCGCACGTCCCGGGTCTCATCCTCGTGGCGCAGGTACCGGATCAGGTCCTTGACGCTCTCTGGGGGCACGGAGCCGTCAGTCCCCGCCGCTCCCGGTTTCCCCCCCGCCCCGGTGCCCACCTACCGAGGCAGTCGGGCTCCCGGTGGTACACGTCGCCCTCCAGGTAGCCCAGGGCGCTGCAGGTGGCCAGGAGCTCGCAGTTCATCATGTACCAGTCCATGCAGCGCGGGGCTGCGCACCGGATCGGTACCGGGGGTCACCTGCGGGCCACCGTCAGCACCGGGGACCCCCGGTTCTGTTCTCCCACCCGTTCTGGGCTCCCCCGGTACAGGCAGATCCCGGGGCACTCTCCGGTCCCAGTTTCCCCAACACCGATGAACCTCCCAGGGCTGGTCCCGCTCGGTACCGGAGCCCACCGATCCCACAGCAACTCCCAGGCTCCGGTACCGCCTCGATCCCAGCGCTCCTCCCGTTCCGGTCCACCCCAATACCGGCGCATCCCGCAGCCCCGGCGCACCCCAAACCCGGTTCCTCCGGTTCTATATCACCCCCCGGTTTGGATCCCCTCCCAATCACGGACTAAACCCCCGGTCCCAGTCCGTTCCGGTGCCTTCTCGGTCCCGGAGCATTCCTGACCCTCCCGCCCGATCCCGGATCTCAGCCCCCATTTTCCTCCAGACCCCCCTGATCCCGGGGCGCCCACCGATCCCGGAGCGCCCGGAGGCTCCGGTTCCCCCAATCCCGTATCAACCCCCCCCCGGTTCCCGAACCATCCCCCGGTTTCGGTGACCCTGGATTCCCCCCAATTCCCGCTCCAGGGCCATCCCGGGACACTCCCGGGCCATCCCCGCACACTTCCCGCCCCCGGACCCCCCGATGCCGGTTTCCCCCGGTCCCGCTCACCGCCGCCCCGTCCCCGTCGCCCTCACGGCCGCGCTCCCGGTCCCGGTGCGGGGGCGGCGTTACACAACCGGCCCAGTTCCCGCGGGCCgaggccccgccccgccgcatCCTTCAAGCGGCAACACCCCCTGAGGGGCCCGGTGGCCCCTCTGCTGCCCCCCGGTCCGCACACCCCCTCCGCCCACCACGGGCACAAACCGGCGGCTCGGTGCCTCGGGGAGCCCCCAGTCCCGCTGCCCTCGCCCCCCGGCCCGCGGTGCTGAGGGGTGGAAGACGGGAGGGGCTCATTGCGGGGAAGGGACGCTGTGGCGGCGTTGCCCTTTTAAGACCGGCGCTGGCTGGGCGGGGCCTGCCCGGGGCGCGGGAACGGGCGGCCCCTCCCGCCACCCGCCGGGCGGGCTCCGGTGTTCCCCCCACCAATCCTcgttccctcccagttcccgGTGCCGGGCACGGCCGCGAGCGGTTACCAAAATAAAAGAGCAGGTTTAATTCACCGAACACAGAAGTCCCgccgcggcggggcggggcggccccggcccggtaCGGGCGGCCCCGGGCAGCCCGGTTGGCCGGTTCCCGGCAGCAGCGGGGCCCCGCCGCCGgccgcccgccgcgccgcgccgCACACACACGCACCACACGCACCGCGGCGGCCCCGTCACAGCAAAGcagcggcgggcgcggggccgcgCCCCGGGACGGGCCCCGTTACAGCCCCTGCGTCTTCAGCTCCAGCGGCTCTGCCGGCGGCTCGGGCGGCGGCtcggcggtggcggcggcggcggtgacGGCGGTGGGGGCGGGCGGCTCTCCCTTGAGGGCGGCCAGGCGCTCGGCCAAGCTGCGCGGCCGCGGGCACAGCGCGAACTCGTAGAGCACCGCGCCCAGCGCCGCGCCCAGCAGCGGGCCCGCCCAGTACACCTGCGGGGGGGAGGCGTGGGCACCGGCACCGGGGGACCCCCGGCTCCCCGCCCTCCGTGGGGTACACGGTACCCACCCCGCTGATGCTCGAGCACCGGCCCATTCGGAGCCACCGGTCTCCGGGTGAGCTGGGGACTGCAGCGTGTCCCCCTTACCGGGATGTCCCCGGTGGGGGCAGGACCCGACTCCCGCTCCCCGGAATGTCCCCGGTGTGCAGGACCCGTCTCCCGTACCCCGGGATATCCCCGGTGGGGCAGGACTCGTCTCCCGCTCCCCGGGATGTTCCTGGTCGGGCAGCACCCATCTCCGTTCCCCGGGTTATCAGGGGGTTACCCAGCACCCTGAGGCGCTGCTGTCACCGTGGTGGCACCGGCAGCCCCCCGCCATCAGCGGGGACACGGCGGCTGGGCCAGGACAAGcgggggggtcctgagggggtcccggggcgggtttgggggtccccgTCCCCCCGCACTTACCCAGTGGTTGGCGAAGTTGCGGGTGATGACGGCGGGGGCGAAGGAGCGAGCGGGGTTCATGCTGGCGCCCGTGTAGTGGATCTGCGGGGGGATCGGGCAGTGGggggctgcacagctgccccccaacccctccccagccccggggGGTCCCCGAGGCCGCTCTTACCCCGAAGAGGTGACCGAGGGCGAGGGAGAAGCCGACGGGCACGGCGGCCATGGCCGGGCGCCCGTCGTGACGGTCGTCGAAGCTGGCGAAGACGCAGAGGACGAACTGGGCGGTCAGGAGCAGCTCCACCACCGTGCCCTGGCCCGGGCCCACGCCGGGGTGCAGctgtgtggggagggggctcagcacCCCGAAGAGCTGCACCCCCATtgccccccagcaccccaaatcctcccttGTTATCCTTCCACACCCCAAATTTCCACTGTACCATAAACATCTCCTCATGTCCAAATTCTTCTGGgatgcccagccccacatcaatccaaaccccaaaacatcttctggacc
This region of Zonotrichia albicollis isolate bZonAlb1 chromosome 33, bZonAlb1.hap1, whole genome shotgun sequence genomic DNA includes:
- the TIMELESS gene encoding protein timeless homolog isoform X3, coding for MDWYMMNCELLATCSALGYLEGDVYHREPDCLESVKDLIRYLRHEDETRDVRQQLGAAQILQNDLLPILVQYPQEKVLFDAVIRLMVNLTQPALLCFGKVPADATSRHHFLQVLSYLQAYKEAFANEKVFGVLSEKLYNLLQLDWEQRQEEDTLLIERILLLVRNVLHVPPDPTEEQQGVDGDASVHDRVLWALHISGMDDLLKFLASAQVEQQWALHVLEIISLMFREQSPEELAAMGQGTAGAEHGEDTRELQSLRQREMAEKRSRALQRTSRHSRFGGSYVLQGVKSIGDRDVVFHKGLHNLKSYSHDLGKEPRRLPRRRLPAPEAEPSRRSARNVRLFLRRFCQDFLQDCYNRLMLLVKDQLVREKAQQHDETYYLWATSFFMAFNRLQGFRPELVSETVGVRAFHFIEQNLTTYYEMALMDKKEATTWARRMHLALKAYQELLRTLQEMDRCPEQAVRDSSQVIKSNIFYLMEYRELFLTLFRKFDETKQPRSFLKDLVETAHLFLRMLERFCRGRANLVVQSKRVRRKKKKKKPQVPVVPAPPSAEELEQLWEGLAPQVQACLEGEVPLPEDVVPFDATSETPVEEQRAEALLRIQECLRDSRVPQALQLLRSAREVWPEGDVFGSADVAPDEETQLLREILVAALPRHTPAEPEEPEEEEEEEDEEEEEQTMQVSEKEFNFLDYLKRFACAPVVRALVLLLRGYARNSARTNHCAARLLHRLARELRMEPLLFQLSLFALFHRLLSDPAAAAHQELVTLAKFIVGKFFALAATNKKAFVELLFWKSPAIVGEMSQGYSSLQEGEGTTRSRVPPWTPQEEQELRELYWKYKEMEGGDIIAAILAQLPSPGRTRRQVVKQLVRMGLASSAKDFPRERKGTRIVLWTQEQEEELTRLFEEFQGSDDVLGNIMKHLTARRSRARVVEKLLGLGLVAERKELYKKRRRKSQGHGPGQAAPSVPAMPAQDSSGEDEDSEEEEEEDEDDEGLTEEHWVPEEGAGQDLAQHLHGEGLAGPLRWLQNCLRRAAEDREEDGVSHPVPLVPLTEENEDAMEDRRFRNLLRQLGLRPPASEQESFWRIPAALTPQQLRGAAASIAHRDPPASPQNLPEPPRCPQDGAAEPPMAALGSDSESEEPVPVPSPVLARTKRRRELASEDEDEDEDGGSSGTDPPPPAPRSEEDEDEDEDEDEEDPQPRGRRKRIRCLEEEEEDD